The region TTTTAGTGCTATTTTTTAAAACTTTGCAAATAATTATTACTTTAGCAAAACAATGTAATACCTGTAACTATAATTAATTAACTATGAAAAAAGTATTCGCACTATTATTAATATGTTTACCATTAGTAATTTTAACAGTTTCTTGTCATGAAGAAGAAGATCCAATCACATCAACATCGCCTTATAACAATTACAAAGGCTCGTGGACAGGAACATACATAGGAAGTGATACAGGTGAAATTAGTTTTACTGTTAACGGTGAAGGTGTAATTATTGGCGATGTAGAGTCGGCAGGTTTTCCTAATTTAGATTTAACAGTAAGTGGTAAAGTAAATGTTCACGGAGAAGTTACAATGAATTTTATTTATACAAACGATGAAAATAATGATGAAATAATAGGTTCTTTTGAAGGAACAATGAATAAATCATTTTCATCGGGTAAATGGACAAATACTAAGCAAAATCCGGCAATATCAGGAACTTGGACTGCAACTAAGTAGTTATAAAATAACACGCAAAAAAAGAGCAATAATAAAAGTTATTGCTCTTTTTTTTGTTTAAAAAAATAGCGTTTTAATAAATCTTTAAGAGGTAGTTAACAAGAATAGTGTAATAAAAAAATTATTTTTACAACCCTTTTAAATTTAATACATACATAAATTTTGGAATAGAATTAAAAAAAAGCCTATGACAAAAAATACCAATACAGAATTTAGCGGTAAAAAACTGTTTGCAGTACTTACTAAAGAAAAAAAAGATGTTGCAAGTATTTATATTTATGCCATATTAAACGGTTTAGTACAATTAAGTATACCCATAGGTATTCAGGCAATTGTTAGCTACGTAATGGGTGCAACCATGGTAACATCATTATACATTTTAATTGGTTTTGTGGTTTTTGGCACCTTATTAGCAGGCTTTTTTAGGATTAGAGTAATGCAAATTATAGAAAAAATTCAACAAAAAATATTTGTAGAATATTCGCTAGCATTTGCAGAAAAATTACCAAAAGTAAATTTAGATGCTACACAAAAATATTATCTACCCGAATTGGTAAACCGTTTTTTTGATATTCCGAATTTACAAAAGGGAATGTCGAAAATTTTACTTGAAATACCTACCGCTTTTATTCAAATTCTTTTTGGAATTGTATTGCTTTCTTTTTACCATCCATGGTTTTTAGTGTTTGGCGCTTTGGTATTGTTACTTGTAGTAATAATTTTTAAATATACATCAAGTTCAGGAATTGCTTCAAGTTTAAAAGAAAGCGATAAAAAATACGAAGTAGCTTCGTGGTTAGAAGATATAGCAGTATCAGTTAAAACATTTAAAATTAACGCTAAAAACAACACACATTTATTAGGCACAGATAACCGTGTTGTATCGTATCTTACACATCGTACAAGTCATTTTAAAGTGCTCCTTTTTCAATATTGGACTATTGTTTTATTTAAAGTGATCATAACATTATTAATGCTTTCCATAGGAACTTATTTGCTAATAAATCAAGAATTAAATATAGGCGCATTTGTTGCTGCGGAAATTGTTGTTTTAACCATACTTACCGCTGTTGAAAAGCTTATTAAAAGCTTAGAAAGTTATTACGATGTGATAACATCGTTAACAAAGCTTAATAAAATAACCGATTTACCAGAAGAACCAAACGCTAATATTGAGTTAACTGAAAGTAAAAAAGGTATGGAAGTTGTTTTTAAAGATGTTAGCATTCAATTTAACAATAATAAGCCTGTTTTTAATCAACTGTATTTTGAAGTAAAACCTAATAGTTTACATATAATTAACGGAGCATTAGGAACAGGAAAAACCTTGTTACTTAATACAATGGCAGGCTTTTATACACCGATTAATGGAACCATTATGTTTGATAAAATTCCATTAAGTAATATTGATAAAGGCGCTTTTAGAGAACAAACAGGTATTTATTTAGAAGATATGAAAATTATAAAAGGAACCCTTTTAGATAATATAACTTTAGGTACCGAAGCTTTTCAAACACAAGATGTTTTAAACTTAGCAGAAATGTGGGGTATTGAAGATTTTCCAAGTCAATTTTCTCAAGGATTTTTAACTCCTTTAAGTGAAACAGATACAGAATTATCGTTTAGTGCCCGAAAAAAAATAATGCTTTTAAGAGCAATGCTAGGTAAAAAAAGACTATTGTTATTGGAAGATCCTTTAGATGGTATGGATGAAGCTTTTACACAAAAAATGCTCAATTATTTAAATAATTTAAAAACAAGCACTACTATAGTAATCGTTTCAAATAATAAGCAATATACACCATTAGCCGATTGTATTTTTACAACACAAAACAATTCCGTTATTAAAATTAAATAACAAAGCAATTAGTAAAAATTCATCATTCAAAAAAATAATAATAATGAAGCCCAAATCTTTTGAAAAAATATATCATTATAACCGTGATTCAAGAGTAAAAAGGTGGTTTTACATTTTTATTGCCTTGGCAATTATCACACTTTTTTTACCTTGGACCCAAAATATAAAAGTTACAGGTAATGTTACCAGTCTTTACCAACAGCAGCGCCCACAACAATTACATTCACCAATACCAGGAAGAATAGTAAAATGGTACGTAAAAAATGGCGATTATGTAAAAAAAGGCGATACCATTTTGCAACTAACCGAAATTAAAGATGATTATTTAGATCCCATGCTAATTGCTCGTACTTCACAACAAGTTGATGCAAAAAAAGGAATGCGCGATTTTTACCAAGCTAAAGTAGAAACAACAAACACGCAGTTAAATGCAATAAACAGCGCACGTGATTTAAAAATAAAACAACTAAAAGTAAAATTACAACAACTACAAAATAAATTAGCAACCGAAGAAGCCGAGCTTAAAGCTGTAAATAACGAATTAATTCTTATAACAGATCAATTTAATAGGCAACAAAAAATGTATACCGATGGTTTAGTATCACTAACACAGTTTCAACAACGCAGCGCATCGTTCCAAAATGCACAAGCTAAAAAAACAGCTGCCGAAAACAAACTAGCCCAAACAAAACAAGAGGTTGTTGCTACTACAATTGAACAAAATGCTGTAGTACAAGAGTATACAGAAAAGCTAAGTAAAATTCAAGGCGATCGCTTTCAAAATTTAGGTTCTATTGAAAACAGTACTGGAGAAATTGCTAAACTTGAAAGTCAAATTACAAATTACAAAATACGCCAAGGACTTTATTACGTTTTAGTATCACAAGATGGTCAAATAGTACAATTAAACAAAGCAGGTATTGGCGAAATTCTAAAAGATACCGAAAGTATTGGAACAATTGTTCCATTAAAAGTGAACCATGCTGTAGAAGTTTATATAAAACCAGTTGATTTACCATTAATTAAACCAGGGCAAAAAGTAATGTTAATTTTTGATGGATTTCCTGCTATTGTTTTTTCTGGCTGGCCAAACAGCAGTTACGGCACGTTTGCAGGTAAAATTATAGCCGTAGAAAATACCATACATGCAAACGGAAAGTTTAAAGCCGTAGTTATTGCCGATACATTAACTAAACCTTGGCCACCACAAATAAAAATGGGCGCTGGCGCACAAGGTATTGCAATTTTAAACGATGTGCCTATTTGGTACGAATTATGGCGAAATATTAACGGATTTCCAGCAGATTATTATACCGTAGCAACCAATAAATCAACCACCAAAAAATGAAAAAACTAAAAGTTACAGTTTTTACCTTTTTTCTGTTTTTTTTCTTTACAAATGGTTTTGGACAAGATACCTTAAAATTGAGTCATGCCGAATTTATAGCAATTGTAAAAAAATACCATCCTTTGGCTTTAAACTATCAATTGCAAAATACAATAGCACAACAAGAAATACAGAAAGCACGCGGAAATTTTGACCCTATTTTTGAAGCTAAAAATGGAGAAAAGGCCATAACTGGTACAACGTATTACAAGCAAACTAATTTAGGGGTTGAAATTCCAACGTGGTACGGGATAACGGTTAATGGTAGTTATAACTATTTAAACGGACAAAAGTTAAATAATAACGAAACAAAAGGGGGATTGTATCAATTAGGTATTACAGTACCTATAGCTAAAAACTTGTTGTACGATAAACGCCGTGCTTTGCTAGATCAAGCCAAAAGCGCTTTAAAAATGTCACAAGCACAACAAATTTTACTTACAAATGAATTGTTACTTACAGCCGATAATGCGTATTGGAATTGGGTGCGTTTGTATCAAAATTATTTGTTGCAGCAACATGTTGTACAATTAAACACAACACGTTTAAATTTTACCAAAAAAAGTTATGAATATGGCGAACGTGCTGCAATTGATACTACCGAAGTTGTAGCACAATTACAAAGTTTTGAAATTGAAAAGCAAGATGCATATTTAAAATTTTTAAAGGCAACACAGGAACTTTCACTGTTTTTATGGACAGAAAACCAACAGCCTTATGAAATTTTACAACCAATAACACCATCGCAACTTTTGGAAAATGCAGAAATTGATAAAAACTATTCCACATTAATTGCCCAAATTGATAGTAAAAATTTAAACCAACATGCAGCTTTGTTGTATTACCAACAAAAAAACGAAATTCTAGAAAGTGAACGCAATCTTAAAAAGCAAAGTTTATTACCTAAGCTAGATTTTACATATAACTTTTTGAACAAAGAAAATTATAAATACGAATGGTTGCCTATGTTTGAAAACAATTATCAGTACGGGTTAAAACTTGAAATTCCTATTTTTTTAAGACAAGCACGAGCAGACTATCAAATGGCGAAATTTAAATTGCAACAAAACCAAATAGATTACAATTACAAACAACAAGAAATTATAACTAAAATTAATACTTATAAAAACGAAGTTTTAAGTTACCAACAACAAATAAAAGTTTTACAAAGTAATATAGAAAATTATAAGCGCTTGCTTTATGCAGAAGAGGTTAAATTTAACAATGGCGAAAGTTCATTGTTTGTAATAAATACACGCGAAAATAAACTTTTAGCAGTACAGCAAAAATTATTAGATGTGCAATTAAAATTTATAAATAGCTATAATTATTTAAAATGGATTAATGAAAATTTTAGTCAATAACCACTTCACACGTTTGGTAAAACTAAATTTTATAAAAAAATATTTAAAATTATAGTGCTATTTTTGTAATATGAAATTTTCCGAAATCGTAGGTCAAAACCATTTAAAAAATCATTTAACAAATAGCGTACAAAAAGGGCGCATACCGCATGCACAACTTTTTATAGGTCCAGAAGGTAGCGGTACTTTACCTATGGCGTTAGCTTATGCGCAATACATTATTTGCAGTAATACCGGAAACGAAAACCAAGGTGGTTCAACCGCTTGTAACCTAAAATTTAATACACTGCAACACCCCGATTTGCATTTTGTATATCCTGTTGCATCTACAAGTAGCGTTAAAGACAAGCCTGTAAGCGATGATTTTATTAGTATTTGGTACGATTTTATCAATCAAAATAAATATGCTACTGTAAACGATTGGTATGAAAATGTTGGTATAGGCAATAAGCAAGGAAATATTTCGGTTCATGAGTCATCAAATATCCTAAAAAAATTAGCATTAAAATCGTACGAAGGCGGCTATAAAGTAATGATTATTTGGATGGCCGAACGGATGAATATAGAAGCGTCGAATAAAATTTTAAAAATTTTAGAAGAACCCAACGATAAAAACGTATTTATTTTAATAGCCGAAGACGAAAAAGCTTTATTACCTACTATTGTATCGCGTTGCCAAACTTTACATTTTAATCCTTTAACCGAACAAGAAATTTACCAAGCATTGGTTGATAATGAAAATTGCGACGAGGCCGATGCGTACAGCATAGCAAAAGAAGCGCAAGGTAATTACAACAAAGCTTTAAAATTGCGATACAATATTGTAAACGATTATCCGTTTGATGAATGGTTTGTAACTTGGGTTCGCGCTGCATTTAGGGCTAATAAAAATGCCCGTGTAGTGAATGAATTAATAAAATGGAGCGATGAAATTTCGGCCATTGGGCGTGAAAAACAAAAACTTTTTTTAAACCATTGTATGGAATTGTTTAGGCAAGCATTAATGTTAAATTACAACGCACCTAATTTGGTTTACATGCACCCAAAAGTTGAAGGTTTTAAACTGCAAAACTTTGCTCCTTTTGTAAATGAAAACAATATTTTAGATATTTTTACCGAAATTGAAGAGGCTATTTTTCATATTGAACGCAATGGTAACCCTAAAGTAATTTTTACCGATTTATCAATTAAACTTACTCGTTTAATGCACAAAAAATAAGTTTAACTACCAAACTTTTTTACTTTAATGTTTTTTTGTTGCACTTGAATTACAAATTCGGGTACATTAGTAATTTTGCCTGATTGTATTTTAACAGGTTGATTTTGGTTGTTACAAAAGGTATTATCGGGTAAAGATTTTGCATCAATTTTTATTTCGTATGTACCAGTAGGTAAAAAAGCTATAAACAAACCCTCGTCGTTTGTAGCAACACGCTGTACAAACTGTCCGTTTTTTGTAATATTAAATACAATTCCACCCGTTTTAAAATCAAAATTTTTCACTAATTTTTCATCGTAGCTATAGCTAATTTTTCCTTTAAGAGTACCGTTTTGGTGCAATGGTAGTGCAATGGTAGTGGTGTAGCTGTTTATATCAACACTAAAAGC is a window of Myroides sp. JBRI-B21084 DNA encoding:
- a CDS encoding TolC family protein, encoding MKKLKVTVFTFFLFFFFTNGFGQDTLKLSHAEFIAIVKKYHPLALNYQLQNTIAQQEIQKARGNFDPIFEAKNGEKAITGTTYYKQTNLGVEIPTWYGITVNGSYNYLNGQKLNNNETKGGLYQLGITVPIAKNLLYDKRRALLDQAKSALKMSQAQQILLTNELLLTADNAYWNWVRLYQNYLLQQHVVQLNTTRLNFTKKSYEYGERAAIDTTEVVAQLQSFEIEKQDAYLKFLKATQELSLFLWTENQQPYEILQPITPSQLLENAEIDKNYSTLIAQIDSKNLNQHAALLYYQQKNEILESERNLKKQSLLPKLDFTYNFLNKENYKYEWLPMFENNYQYGLKLEIPIFLRQARADYQMAKFKLQQNQIDYNYKQQEIITKINTYKNEVLSYQQQIKVLQSNIENYKRLLYAEEVKFNNGESSLFVINTRENKLLAVQQKLLDVQLKFINSYNYLKWINENFSQ
- a CDS encoding DNA polymerase III subunit is translated as MKFSEIVGQNHLKNHLTNSVQKGRIPHAQLFIGPEGSGTLPMALAYAQYIICSNTGNENQGGSTACNLKFNTLQHPDLHFVYPVASTSSVKDKPVSDDFISIWYDFINQNKYATVNDWYENVGIGNKQGNISVHESSNILKKLALKSYEGGYKVMIIWMAERMNIEASNKILKILEEPNDKNVFILIAEDEKALLPTIVSRCQTLHFNPLTEQEIYQALVDNENCDEADAYSIAKEAQGNYNKALKLRYNIVNDYPFDEWFVTWVRAAFRANKNARVVNELIKWSDEISAIGREKQKLFLNHCMELFRQALMLNYNAPNLVYMHPKVEGFKLQNFAPFVNENNILDIFTEIEEAIFHIERNGNPKVIFTDLSIKLTRLMHKK
- a CDS encoding peptidase domain-containing ABC transporter, producing MTKNTNTEFSGKKLFAVLTKEKKDVASIYIYAILNGLVQLSIPIGIQAIVSYVMGATMVTSLYILIGFVVFGTLLAGFFRIRVMQIIEKIQQKIFVEYSLAFAEKLPKVNLDATQKYYLPELVNRFFDIPNLQKGMSKILLEIPTAFIQILFGIVLLSFYHPWFLVFGALVLLLVVIIFKYTSSSGIASSLKESDKKYEVASWLEDIAVSVKTFKINAKNNTHLLGTDNRVVSYLTHRTSHFKVLLFQYWTIVLFKVIITLLMLSIGTYLLINQELNIGAFVAAEIVVLTILTAVEKLIKSLESYYDVITSLTKLNKITDLPEEPNANIELTESKKGMEVVFKDVSIQFNNNKPVFNQLYFEVKPNSLHIINGALGTGKTLLLNTMAGFYTPINGTIMFDKIPLSNIDKGAFREQTGIYLEDMKIIKGTLLDNITLGTEAFQTQDVLNLAEMWGIEDFPSQFSQGFLTPLSETDTELSFSARKKIMLLRAMLGKKRLLLLEDPLDGMDEAFTQKMLNYLNNLKTSTTIVIVSNNKQYTPLADCIFTTQNNSVIKIK
- a CDS encoding HlyD family secretion protein, with the translated sequence MKPKSFEKIYHYNRDSRVKRWFYIFIALAIITLFLPWTQNIKVTGNVTSLYQQQRPQQLHSPIPGRIVKWYVKNGDYVKKGDTILQLTEIKDDYLDPMLIARTSQQVDAKKGMRDFYQAKVETTNTQLNAINSARDLKIKQLKVKLQQLQNKLATEEAELKAVNNELILITDQFNRQQKMYTDGLVSLTQFQQRSASFQNAQAKKTAAENKLAQTKQEVVATTIEQNAVVQEYTEKLSKIQGDRFQNLGSIENSTGEIAKLESQITNYKIRQGLYYVLVSQDGQIVQLNKAGIGEILKDTESIGTIVPLKVNHAVEVYIKPVDLPLIKPGQKVMLIFDGFPAIVFSGWPNSSYGTFAGKIIAVENTIHANGKFKAVVIADTLTKPWPPQIKMGAGAQGIAILNDVPIWYELWRNINGFPADYYTVATNKSTTKK